Proteins from a single region of Lysinibacillus sp. JNUCC-52:
- a CDS encoding MarR family winged helix-turn-helix transcriptional regulator, producing the protein MKEVNYQFQIRMIGHQMKQRGDKKLESYDITIEQGHALDYLVSHMEEGITQKHMENVFQRRGSSISSIVTNLEKKGLVERKTDLTDERRKIIRPLPKGIAIVKDFQLFFEELDDEMTKGFSKEEKEQLIVLLNRIIKNLD; encoded by the coding sequence ATGAAAGAAGTCAATTATCAATTTCAAATTCGTATGATTGGTCATCAAATGAAGCAGCGCGGTGACAAAAAGCTCGAATCTTATGACATTACGATTGAACAGGGGCATGCTCTAGATTACTTAGTCTCCCATATGGAAGAGGGCATAACGCAAAAACATATGGAGAACGTCTTCCAACGTAGAGGCTCTTCTATTTCAAGCATCGTAACGAACCTGGAGAAAAAAGGTTTAGTTGAACGTAAAACAGATTTAACAGATGAGCGTCGTAAAATAATTCGACCGCTTCCAAAGGGCATCGCGATTGTTAAGGATTTTCAATTGTTTTTTGAAGAATTAGATGACGAAATGACAAAAGGCTTCTCAAAAGAAGAAAAAGAACAGCTTATAGTTTTGTTAAACCGCATAATTAAAAACTTAGATTAA
- a CDS encoding MATE family efflux transporter, which translates to MENTYYFEKAPIAKAVAHFSLPMMLGMSVSVIYTILNAYFIGLLHDSVMMTAITLTIPILAVLMALGNLIGVGGGTFISRLLGEKKREQIKEVSSFSFYASIALGIIAMLVGILATNSITTGLGASAAAFDYTKQYILVMLIGSPFIILNFSLEQIVRAEGSAIVSMVGMFISVGINLILDPIFIFACHWGVPGVALATLIGNIGAVIYYSWHIIRKSEYLTLSMKYFKIEKSVVFEVLKIGIPIALMSALMGLTALVFNNFAASYGDAAVASYGISQRILQFPELIIMGLCEGVVPLIAYNFTSNRKRMKSTIKFTSMTVAILAAMFAILVFLTGNHLVGIFTTDPQLIELGSYVIKVIFLSLFVTGFTFLIIGIFQATGQGKAAMIMSLTQGLIMIPILFIMSSIAGFHGIIWSIFIGDFLTFLIGISVLYVLRNKLTVNIEELQFD; encoded by the coding sequence ATGGAGAACACATATTATTTTGAGAAAGCACCTATAGCTAAGGCTGTGGCGCATTTCTCATTACCAATGATGCTCGGTATGTCTGTTAGCGTCATTTATACAATATTAAATGCCTATTTTATCGGCTTACTTCACGACTCGGTTATGATGACTGCCATCACACTGACAATTCCTATCCTTGCAGTGTTAATGGCCCTTGGGAATTTAATTGGCGTAGGGGGCGGTACATTTATTTCACGATTGCTCGGAGAAAAAAAGCGAGAACAAATAAAAGAAGTATCTTCTTTTTCATTTTATGCCTCTATTGCTTTAGGAATTATCGCCATGCTAGTAGGAATTTTAGCTACTAATAGCATTACAACAGGGCTAGGTGCCAGTGCAGCGGCTTTTGACTATACAAAGCAATATATTTTAGTGATGCTAATAGGTTCGCCATTTATTATATTAAACTTTTCATTGGAGCAAATTGTACGTGCTGAAGGTTCAGCAATTGTATCCATGGTCGGAATGTTTATAAGTGTAGGTATTAATTTAATTTTAGATCCCATTTTTATTTTCGCTTGCCATTGGGGTGTTCCAGGTGTTGCATTAGCGACACTTATTGGTAATATCGGAGCTGTTATTTATTATAGCTGGCATATAATCCGTAAAAGTGAGTATTTAACTTTATCAATGAAATATTTTAAAATTGAAAAATCAGTCGTATTTGAAGTGTTGAAAATTGGTATTCCAATTGCGCTAATGAGTGCTTTAATGGGATTAACAGCATTGGTGTTCAACAATTTTGCTGCTAGTTATGGAGATGCGGCAGTTGCTTCTTACGGTATTTCACAACGTATTTTGCAATTTCCAGAACTCATTATTATGGGACTTTGTGAAGGTGTTGTCCCACTGATTGCCTACAATTTTACATCAAATAGAAAACGTATGAAATCAACGATAAAATTTACGAGTATGACAGTAGCGATACTAGCAGCAATGTTTGCGATTCTTGTATTTTTAACAGGTAATCACTTAGTTGGTATTTTTACGACAGATCCACAGTTAATTGAATTAGGAAGTTATGTTATTAAAGTAATTTTCCTTTCATTATTCGTCACTGGTTTTACCTTCCTTATCATTGGAATTTTCCAAGCGACTGGGCAAGGAAAAGCAGCGATGATTATGTCCCTTACACAGGGTCTCATCATGATACCAATTTTATTTATTATGAGTAGTATCGCAGGATTCCATGGAATTATTTGGTCCATTTTTATAGGGGATTTCCTTACTTTCTTAATTGGCATAAGCGTTTTATATGTTTTGCGCAATAAATTAACGGTTAATATAGAAGAACTGCAATTTGACTAA
- the csaA gene encoding chaperone CsaA, with amino-acid sequence MATIEDFIALDIRIGTVLQAEELPKARVPAIKMNIDFGEIGIKQSSAQITKRYTPNEIVGKQVVAIVNFPPRRVAGFKSEVLVIGGVPVEGDVILLTPDQAVPNGTKIS; translated from the coding sequence ATGGCGACCATTGAAGACTTTATTGCTCTTGATATTCGAATTGGTACAGTTCTTCAAGCAGAAGAACTACCGAAAGCACGTGTTCCAGCGATAAAAATGAACATTGATTTTGGTGAAATAGGAATTAAGCAATCCTCCGCACAAATTACAAAACGATATACACCAAATGAAATCGTTGGTAAACAAGTAGTAGCAATTGTCAATTTTCCACCCCGTCGAGTAGCAGGCTTTAAATCAGAGGTTCTAGTTATCGGCGGTGTGCCTGTAGAGGGAGATGTTATTTTATTAACACCTGATCAAGCAGTACCAAATGGCACTAAAATTAGTTAA